The genomic stretch cattaaaagttatTAAGCACCAGCACTGATTGTTATGAAATAATTAACCCCCACCTCCacagatgttcttacaaaacgtgttattaaatctttcttatcaaaacaaaagcttCAATTAATAACCTCGATCATATgaatagtttgtttttttaaaaacaagataaCTGAGACAAGTGTAATCTTGTTTTATGTTTTGATGAGTTTGTTAAGTTTAGTATGGAGTATAGCTAGCCAGCAGCTGCTTGTGTGATAGTTgggaattttgtttaatttttaacttttactttCTTTAGGTCACAAGCCTCAGGTAACTGTTTATACAGCTCTGTATCTTTGTTTTTGTGTGGAGATAACTCTCTTGTTCGAAAACTAAGAActttgacatcgttagaacTGTATTTAAATAGTGGCTTTTATATAAAGCATCCCACTATAATTTCGGCATATGAGAAAGGCAAAGGagtttattttaacaatttcaGAAACATTTTAGGTGGTCTCTTAGTTTCACATGCTGCTTTAGATTCAGGTAAAACTGCTGATGCTTTAATTAAAGTAGAGGCAatgcataatataaaaaactttgagTGGTGTAGTTTTGTTTGTGTTCTTGCACTGTCCTCAGCAATTTCGAGGAACATCATTACACTATATCCAGACTGTGGTCACGCAAAATTGAAACTTCTTTACAGTCAAAATATTGAACCTAGAGATTCTGCAGTTTCTTCTACAAGTCTTCACATTTTACTTTGTTATTGTGGTACTTTACCGACACAAATTGAATTTAAACATAATCATTTTGTGCCTCTATTATGTGGTGTACATCCAAAAAGAAAAATCAAGCAACCATTGCCAAAAcctgtgattaaaaaaaataagcagtCAAAATTGCCTTTCTGGGTAAATAGACATGGCATGAATGACCTAGGTATTGCTTCTGACAGACCTACAGTAACATTTCCTGCTGTCAATATgtcaaccaaaacaaaaaatattccaaTGTCATCAAGTTCTACTGTTAAATCAGTGACTAGTATTAGTCCTGTAACTAAGCAATCCTCTGGAGGTGCAATAAGTTCTATTATTTCTGTGTCAACCGAAATAACCTTAGCCAACGATATAGCTTCGTATATGAATAAAGTTCAAAACATGGAATATtcagaaataattaaattaataaacgaaGTTTTCATCCCTAATAATAACTATAAATTTCCTGTTAAAGATGGTCGTTCctttaaatttgattggttaaaacaaTACACCTGGCTTTGTTATTCACCTGCTTATGATGGTGGTTACTGTTTGCCATGTGTtctttttggaaataagtttcctaatttgttaaaaaacataAGAAATCTGGTAACACAGCCTGTTAATGCAAAACGTTGTGCTACAACGTTGTTCAAAAACCATGAAAAAACATCTAGCTCTGTAAAAAGTCTTCACCAGGCAACATTTTCACTGTTTACAACATATTTGAGCCAGCATTCTGGTAAAAGCAAACCAATTTCTGAACTTGTTGATCAGCAAATAAGTAAACagatttctgaaaataaagccAAACTTGAGCCAATGATCGATACAATTTTGTTGTGTGGAAGACTAAATATCCCTTTAAGAGGTCATAGAGATGATAGCAGTTATCATCCTGAAGTAGGCAGTTACTCATCTGGGGGAGTAGGTAATTTcatagaaattttaaattatagagCTCGTGCAAACCCTGTTTTCAAAGAAACTCTTGACAACAGTGCAAAAAATGCTACCTACATTTCAAAAACAGCTCAGAATGAGTTGATTAATTGTATTGGTGAAGTCATCACtgaaaaaattgttcttgaaataaaaggcagtaaatttttttctattcttgGTGATGAATGCATGGACAGTTCATGCAAAGAGCAATTTTCTCTTTGTATAAGGTTTGTTGACCAAAATTGTGATGTTAGGGAAGAATTTTTAAGACTGGTTCATTGTGGGGAAGGTTTGTCAGGTGATGGTTTATGTAAAATTGTCCTAAAATGTCTCGCAGAAGATCTTCAGCTAAATATAATGGATTGTAGAGGTCAAGGTTACGATGGTGCAGGTTCAGTGGCAGGTTTTAGAAATGGTTTGGCAGCAAGAATCCTACGCATAAACCGAAAAGCCTTGTATACGCATTGCCATAGCCATCGATTAAATTTAGCAATCTGTAAAACCTGTGGCATTCAAGCAGTTGAGAATGTTATGGGACAGATTAGagacatttcatttttttttaattactctgAAACTAGGCGGTTGATTTTAGAACGTAATATCAAGGAACACTGTCCATCagctacaaaatataaattatttaatgtTTGTGCAACAAGGTGGGTTGAGAGAATTAAAGGTATGGAGGTATTTAATGACCTTTATGTAGCTATTGTAAACACATTAGATgaaatgaatttaaatttaaatcatgTTTGTAATGCTGACACATCCTCTAAAGCtcttccttttttaaaagtcCTAACCTCATTTGATTTCATGGCTACATTTATGatcactaaaaatatttttttgatgactTTACAAGTAACTGAGCTTTTACAAAGCAGAGCAAATGATATCATGGATGGTATACACATGATAGATGCTCTCAAGTCTCGTACTACCATGGTTAGAAACAACATTGACTACTACCATGAAAAGTGGTACAAAGAAGCTTCTGATCTTGCTAAGGAACTACATGTTACTGAGGCAAGTCCTCGAACCTCGGGTATAACACTTTTTAGATCCAACACACCATCAGAAAATCCTTCTGATCATTATAAAAGGAATATTACAATACCTATGTTGGATCATTTACATTCCGAACTTACTGGCAGGTTTGAAGAAAAAGCATTGTCTTGCTATAGTGGGCTAGCTATTCTCCCAGAAAAAATGCTGAGTCTTATCAAAGAAAATGTAGATTGGAAAAAAAGGTTCAATGCTTTCTTTCAATTCTATCTAGAAGACTTGCCCAATGTTCAATCTATCGAACATGAATTGGAACTTTGGGAAATTTACTGGAAATCATATGAAGGGCCTATACCTAACAACATTTCCTCCACATTGAAATCTGTCAATTTTACTGGGTTTGAAAATGTAAAAGTGGCCTTGAGAATTTTAGCCACTTTACCTGTGACTTCTTGCGAGTGTGAAAGGACATTTTCAGCCATGAAGAGGTTAAAAACATTTACTCGCACAACCATGGACTCAGATAGACTAAATGGCTTAGCCTTAATGCATGTACATCAAAACATCATTCCTAATATTTCTGATGTTATTGAGAAATTTTCATTGAAAAATAGACGATTAAACTTTAAGTGAATTACATTATTACCTTCTTCATAAAACCTTACTTCAAGTTATTGTAGAAGActtcttttattatatatacatatgtacCTCTTATTTTACCATACCTATTCTTTTGCCTAAATTATACTTATATTAGTATATGCCTTATCATTGCCTAAATTATACTTACATTTTTATGTACTTACCTTacctatttttgacaaaaatgctTTCTGTAACTTTAATTCTCGAGTTGCCTTTGTGGCCTCTCCTGGAAGCAATTGACTGTAACAAAGCACCTCCAGAGTAAGGTCCAAATTTCACAATCAATTTACGTAATTACTTAAGTTCtgtttttcctaaattttgtgtgttttttattatgATTGTTTTTACCTTTAGCCTTTTACCCTATCATTTTGACTGGTCTTGATGCAAATAATTGTATCTGTTGAGTGGCGCTCCATTCACTTCATGGTTTGTTGTTTGACAATTGATCatttattttgatttcaatGCTAGATTCATTCGTCCATTGGTATTACTTCTGTTTCTGCTTATATACAagtgaagaagaaagaagaaagaagaaaaattgtttgccTGGTTATTAGATTAAcctcaaatttataaaaaacattattctggCATATACAAAACGTCGGAAGATAGTAAAAAGACGGGAGTAGTTATCGCATTATGtatcaaaacttttatttgtattttatattattatatagccTTAGTAGCCGAAAAGCACTTGTTACCACCTCGAAAACCTCTTTCTGGTCTTCTGGTATctcgtaaaaaaaattgaaaaaaaaacaaaatttgcctaaccataaaaaaatcctagatccgcccctggggcccgtggaaaaatccatttaggtaggataacagagaaaaacaaccgccatttaaattttgatgacgtcagcagagacatgtcaaaatacaattttt from Hydractinia symbiolongicarpus strain clone_291-10 chromosome 12, HSymV2.1, whole genome shotgun sequence encodes the following:
- the LOC130621931 gene encoding 52 kDa repressor of the inhibitor of the protein kinase-like, which gives rise to MNGILKSEEKTPKTSVGLQLQMNRILKPRRKTPKTTAGKFYINLCAAKGVSFFFNMDSLDQEYTVEEAFKSNDLNKLNELYAKLKKEILDSATFSDNERINNVGKKYFRDLVAETFIPTFAKDKFIALKSQASGNCLYSSVSLFLCGDNSLVRKLRTLTSLELYLNSGFYIKHPTIISAYEKGKGVYFNNFRNILGGLLVSHAALDSGKTADALIKVEAMHNIKNFEWCSFVCVLALSSAISRNIITLYPDCGHAKLKLLYSQNIEPRDSAVSSTSLHILLCYCGTLPTQIEFKHNHFVPLLCGVHPKRKIKQPLPKPVIKKNKQSKLPFWVNRHGMNDLGIASDRPTVTFPAVNMSTKTKNIPMSSSSTVKSVTSISPVTKQSSGGAISSIISVSTEITLANDIASYMNKVQNMEYSEIIKLINEVFIPNNNYKFPVKDGRSFKFDWLKQYTWLCYSPAYDGGYCLPCVLFGNKFPNLLKNIRNLVTQPVNAKRCATTLFKNHEKTSSSVKSLHQATFSLFTTYLSQHSGKSKPISELVDQQISKQISENKAKLEPMIDTILLCGRLNIPLRGHRDDSSYHPEVGSYSSGGVGNFIEILNYRARANPVFKETLDNSAKNATYISKTAQNELINCIGEVITEKIVLEIKGSKFFSILGDECMDSSCKEQFSLCIRFVDQNCDVREEFLRLVHCGEGLSGDGLCKIVLKCLAEDLQLNIMDCRGQGYDGAGSVAGFRNGLAARILRINRKALYTHCHSHRLNLAICKTCGIQAVENVMGQIRDISFFFNYSETRRLILERNIKEHCPSATKYKLFNVCATRWVERIKGMEVFNDLYVAIVNTLDEMNLNLNHVCNADTSSKALPFLKVLTSFDFMATFMITKNIFLMTLQVTELLQSRANDIMDGIHMIDALKSRTTMVRNNIDYYHEKWYKEASDLAKELHVTEASPRTSGITLFRSNTPSENPSDHYKRNITIPMLDHLHSELTGRFEEKALSCYSGLAILPEKMLSLIKENVDWKKRFNAFFQFYLEDLPNVQSIEHELELWEIYWKSYEGPIPNNISSTLKSVNFTGFENVKVALRILATLPVTSCECERTFSAMKRLKTFTRTTMDSDRLNGLALMHVHQNIIPNISDVIEKFSLKNRRLNFK